DNA from Bradyrhizobium japonicum USDA 6:
TCAGGATCACTTCCCAGATCTCGCTGTGCGAACGGATGTAATCGATCGCCGCGCGATAGGCGCCGTCCGAGAGCGCATTCTCCTTGCCGGGCCCGACCATTTCGCGGCGGAAGCAGAATCGGCAATAAACCGCGCAGACGTGAACGAGCTTGAACAGCACACGGTCGGGATAGCGATGCACGATGCCCGGCACCGGCGAGTGCGGGTGATCGCCGATCGGATCGGCGCTCTCGCCTGGCTGCATCTCCAGCTCCGCGACGGTCGGAACGAATTGCCGCGCGATCGGATCGTCGGGGTCGGACGCGTCGATCAGTTCGACCAGCGCCGGCGTGATCGCCACCGCATAGCGCGCGGCGACACGTTCGAGCGCGGGCAGCGCTTCGGCCGGTGCAAGCTGCGCGGCCACAAGTTGGGCCGGCTCACGCAGGGTGCGTGCAAGGTTGGTCTTCGTCATGTCTCACTTAACGTTTCATTTGCAGGCGGTGTCCACACCACCTGATCGATCCGCGCTGCGCCGCTCGCCAGCATCACCAGCCGGTCGAAGCCGAGCGCGACACCGCTCGCATCCGGCATTTCGGCGACCGCGGCCAGAAAATCCTCGTCCAGCGGATAGGCCTCGCCATAGCGGCGCTGCTTCTCTGCCATCGACTCCGTGAAGCGCTTGCGCTGTTCCTCGGCGTCGGTCAACTCGCCAAAGCCGTTGGCGAGCTCGACGCCGCAGGCATAGACCTCGAACCGTTCGGCGACCCGCGGGTCATCGGCCTTCACGCGCGCCAACGCCGCCTCTGGAGATGGGTATTCGAACAGAATGGTCAAACGCCCCTGCCCCAGATGCGGCTCGACATGCTCGACCAGGACCTTGCTGAAGATGTCGGACCAGGTGTCGTCCTCCGCGACGCGGACCTTGCCGCCGGCCGCCTGCGCGAGCGCGGCACGGTTACCTTCGCCGTCCGAGATTGTCGACAGCAGGTCGATCCCTGCAAACCGCTCGAAGGCGCCAGCGACGGTCAGAAGCTCCGGTTCCGCGAAGGGATCGGCGGTCCGGCCACGGAAGGAGAACGACCCGATTCCCGTCGCCTGCGCGGCGCGGGCGATGACCACGACGGTGTCCGCCATGATGGCATCGTAGGGGGCGCGAGCCCGATACCATTCCAGCATGGTGAATTCGGGCAGATGCAGGTCGCCGCGCTCGCGATCACGGAACACCCGTGCGAATTCGAAAATCCGCTCCTCGCCCGCCGCCAGCAGCTTCTTGCAGGCGAATTCCGGCGAGGTCCGCAAGTACCGGCTGGCACGGCTGCCATCCGGCCGCATGATCTCGGTCCGGGGGGCGTGCAGATGGGTTTCGTTACCCGGGGAGACCTGAAGGACCGAGGTTTCGACCTCCAGGAACCCCTGCTCGGCGAAAAAGCCCCTGAGAGACCCGGTAACGGCCCCCCTGGCCTGAAGGAACGGCCGCCGGTCAAGGTGCCGCCCGGGCGACCAGAACGGCGAAATCGGCTTGTCCCCAACCATCAACCGACCGCTCCCCGGCCCAGCAAAGTGCTGGCATCCAACGGCAAAATCAGTATGTTGCGCCCCGAAACGGGCGCTGCGGTCCGATTTGAGACCCCGGGTCCCCCCGAGATTTGACCACGTCCTGGCCCGAGCCGGGCCAAGCAAGCAGGAAATATAGCTTTGAGAGTCATCGCCAGTTCTATTCGCAAGGGCAACGTGATCGAGCAAGACGGCAAGCTTTATGTCGTCGTGAGCGCCGAGAACATCCATCCCGGCAAGGGCACCCCGGTCAGCCAGATCGAAATGCGCCGAATCTCGGACGGGGTAAAGATCTCCGAGCGCTACAAGACCACCGACCAGGTCGAAAAGGCCACGATCGAAGAGCGCAACTACACCTTCCTGTATGAAGATGGCGACGGCTTCCACTTCATGAACCCCGAAACCTACGACCAGGTCCAGGTCCCCAAGGACGTTGTCGGCGATGCCGCCGCCTATCTCCAGCCAGAAATGATCGTCAAGTTGTCGACCCACGAGGTCAATGTGGTCTCGCTCGCGCTGCCGCAGCGCGTCACGCTGGAAGTGGTCGAGACGGAGCCGGTGACCAAGGGCCAGACCGCTTCGTCCTCCTACAAGCCCGCAGTGCTGTCCAACGGCATCCGCACCACCGTGCCGCCGCATATCTCGGTCGGCACCCGCATCGTGGTGATGACCGAAGACGGCTCCTACTCCGAGCGCGCCAAGGACTAAGTCAGGGATCGAGGATCGGAACAGGTGCCGCCGGGGGGCGAGACAGTGGTTGGGAAGAGTTTCCGCTTCGTCTCGCTTCTGCTGGCGTCGCTTTCGCTCCTCACTGCCACGCCGCTCGCTGCGGATGAGATCCGCACCCCTTCGCTCACGGCCCTGCGCATCGATTGGCGCGCAGCGCTCGACCAGCTCCGCACCGAGGTCACCAGCCGTCCCCAGATCGCGGGTGACTTCATCTTCGCACCCCGCCGTTCGGTGCCACGCTACGATCCCCGCGCGATGCCCGCGCTGGTGCAGCTCAACGCGGTCTCATCGCAATTCTTCACCGGTATCGCCCGCAGCTCCGTACCTGTGCTGCTGCCGTTCGATGTTGCCGCATATCTCGAGGCGCAGCGCAACCGCGCACCGGGGGCACTCGCGCTTTCGCACTACCAGGCCGATTTCAATCCCGTCGACATGTTCGATGCCGGCCCCTCAGGCTACAGTGCCAGCTTCTCGCTCGAACCCGGCGCCGGCGACGGCATGCCGAGCCGCGTCTACGCAAGGCCGGTCGAGGTGCAGATCACGGGCTCGGCACTCGTTTACGACGTCGCCGATCCCACCGGCGGCAAGGGCGAGCAGGTCAAGCCGCTTGCGGCAACCTATCCGGACCTGCGCAGGTTCATCCGAGAGGGCTATGTCCGCTACGCCTTCACCCGCTTCGGCGTTGCCTATGTCGTCTCCATCCAGTGCCTGGACAGCATCGCAAAGCCGCGGAGGCTCGCCTGCAAGGAAGCCTATCCGGTTGCCGAGCGCTTCCTGAAAGGGCTCCGCGTCGCCGGCGGCCAGCGCATGCGGCCGCTCACGGACATGGCCTCCAGCATCATCGATCGTCCTTTTGCGCGTTCGCCGGATTTCACCTACCGACCGAGCGGCGACATCATCCCGAACACCGGTTATCGCAACAAGGCCGGCCATCCGGATGTGATGGCCTATGCGCAGATCCGTTTCCCCCTCGAGAAGGCACCCGCCTTCGTGCGTTCGCAATCCTACGGCAAGCGCGACAAGAGCGACGGCCCGACGGCCTATCCCTGGCGCGACAATTTCTGCGAATCCCGCAGTTTCGAGGTCTGGCAATGCGGCGGCGGTTATGGCCACCAGGGCGAGGACATCCGCGCCGCCGAGTGCCCACCGCCCGGCGAAGGCCGCGAACCCTGCGATCCCAAGCAGCGCGGCGTCGTCGCGGTGCGCGACGCCATCGTGATCCGCGGCGTCAAGGATCAGGCCGCGACGCTCGAGGTCAACAGCCGCACCGAGCATATCCGCTTCCGCTACATGCACATGAACCCGCAGGCGCTGACCGCCGACGGCATGCTCAATGGCCGCATCGTCACCGAAGGCGAGAAGATCGGCGTGGTCTCCAACTATCTCGACCATCCGGCCGGCACATCGATGCATTTGCATTTCGACGTGCAGGTCTTTACCCGCGACGGCTGGATCTGGGTCAGTCCTTACCTCACGCTGGTCTCGGCCTATGAGCGCCTGATCCACGCCCGCGGCCGCGAAGTCGGCCCGGAGATCGCCGGCACGCCGCAGCCGGTGGCGCATGCGTTGCCGGAGGACGTGATCAAGCCGGACCTGCGGGAAGGATCGAGCGGCGAGGAGAATTGAGGCAACTCGCGCTTCACTGCGCGCCTCGATGACAATTCGATGACGGCTCCTTCAGCGTGGGGCCTGATCGACCATCTCCAGATCGTCGGACGAGACGGCCTTCTCTGGCCCCAGAATTGCTTTGCTCCGGGCAGGCAAACTGGATGAAGGGAAGCACATGCGTAGTCTCACCACGGCGGCCATTCTCGCGGTCGCATTCGCGATCCCGGTGCATGCGCAGGAATTGACCGGCACGCTGAAGAAGATCAAGGAGACCGGCGCGATCACGCTCGGGGTGCGCGACAGCGCGGTGCCCTTCAGCTACATCGACGAGAAGCAGAAGACTGTCGGCTACGCCATCGACATCTGCACGAAGATCGTCGAGGAGATCAAGGCAGAGCTCAAGCTGGACAAGCTCGCGGTCAACGAGAACCTGGTCACCTCGTCCAATCGCATTCCGCTGATGGCGAACGGCACCATCGATCTCGAATGCGGTTCGACCACAAACAACGCCGACCGCCAGAAGCAGGTGTGGTTCACCAATACGCATTTCCTCACGGCGAGCCGCTTCGTGTCGAAGAAGGCCTCGAAACTCGACCAGGTCGACGACCTCAAGGGCAAGGCGGTCGTCTCGGTTTCGGGAACGACCAACATCACCCAGCTCAACAAGGCCAACGCGGCCCGCTCGCTCGACATCACCGTGATGAATGCCAAGGACGTCCCCGAGGCATTCCTCATGGTCGAGACCGATCGCGCCGTGGCGTTCGTGATGGACGACATCCAGCTCGCGGCGATGATCGCGTCGTCGAAGGACCCCTCGCTCTACGCCATCAGCACCGGCGCCTTTTCCGATCCCGAGCCCTACGGCATCATGCTGCGCAAGGACGACACGCCATTCAAGACGGTGGTCGATCGAGCCACCGCCAAACTCTACAAGAGCGCGGAGATCGAGAAGATCTACAACAAATGGTTCATGGAGCCGGTGCCGCCGCGCGGCCTGAATTTCCACGTGCCGATGCCGGTGTCGATGAAGAAGTCGTTCGAGCATCCCTCGGACAATCCGGATCCGGCCTCGTACGGAGGCTGACGGCTCCATCGAGTAGCCCGGATGAGCGCAGCGACATCCGGGACTTTCGCTGCGACTTTCCCGGGTGTCGCTACGCTCACCCGGGCTACAAGGGGACGCGCGCTACTCCAACAGCGTCGTCAGCTGAGCCCCCTCGTCCGCCACGAACACCGCGATCAATTCTGCCGGCTCGGTCGCGCTGGCATTGGCCGAGACCAGATGCGTCGATCCCGGCGGCTCGAAGAAGGACTGGCCGACACCAAACGTCTCGACAGGACCGCCGCCAAGCTGGGAGCGGATTTCACCCTTGGTGATGTAGGCGGTCACCGAACCCGCGTGACGATGCGGCCGCGAGAATCCGCCGGGGCCGTAGAACACACGCACGATGGTAACGCGCTTGCCCGGGACGTTCGGCAGCGCGTAGGAGCCGATCGGCTCGACCTTGTCGAGCGGCGAACTCTCCGGCGCGGTCGCGCAGAGCGGCGCCAACGCGCCGGACACCGCATCCATCGTCACCGGCAACGCCTTGCCGATCGCAAGCGCGCAGGCGAGCCCGCCGACGACGGCCAGCGCCATCGAGCGCGATGGCACTGGACGCTGCGCATGGGTCAAACTCACTGCAGTCATGATAACCTCCCCTTGTTTTCTCGTTGTTGCAATCAAGATGCCGCGGCGCTCGCTGCGACCGGCCGCTTCGCCGGCGCCCAGCGATACGCGGCGCCAAAGCGGTTCCAGACGTTGATCGAGGCGACCGCCGAGGTCAGGTACATCAGCTCGGCCTCGGAGAATTGGCCGGAAGCCTCCGCATAGACCTCCTCACTGACGCCATCGGGCAGGAACGTCAGCGCCTCCGCCCAGGCCAGCGCAGCGCGCTCGCGCGCGGAAAAGACCGGCGCCTCGCGCCAGACCGCGACCAGATTGAGCTTGTCCACGGGCACGCCGATCCGCTCCGACAACAGGATGTGGTGCTGCACGCAGAAGGCGCAGCCGTTGATCTGCGAGGCGCGCAGCTTGACCAGCTCGAGCAGCTGCTTGTCGAGGCCAGCCTTGGCCGCCACCTGGCCGAGCGCAAGCACGAGCTCATACGCATCGGGCGCGATCTTCTTGAAATCCTCGTACTCGCTGCGGGCGTGTGACATTGGCCTTCACCTCGTGTATTGTGAGACTGCTTACATCTTATAAGAGCTCTTATATGTCACGCAAGACCGCTGCCATCACGAAATCGAAGGCCTCGCGGAAGCCGACCGCGCCTGCCGAAATTGCTGCCGTTCGCCTGCCCGCGCCCGGCGAAGGCAAGCGTGGCGAGCAAGGTTATCTCGGCTATCTGCTGCGGCAGGCCCATGCCGCGGTCCGCTTGACGATGGAACGGACGCTCGCCGACCTCGGCGTGACGTCGCCGCAATTTGCCGTGCTGACCATGCTGAACGCCTATCCGGGCCTCTCCGGCGCCGACGTCGCCCGGCTCACCTTCCTGACCCCGCAGACGGTCGGCGTGATCATTCGCAACCTCGATCGCGACGGTGCGATCGTGATGACGCCTCACCCGGTCCACGGCCGGATCCAGCAATGGACGCTGACGCAGCGGGGAACGACGCTGTTGAAGGCATGCAGGGCGCGCGTGATCGCGCTGGAGAAGCGTCTTGCGGCAAATCTGGACGCCAAGGCAGAAACCGCGATCCGGCGCTGGCTCGCCGGCATCGCCGCCGATTTGCAGGAGGACTAACCGGCTCTAGTCGCCGCCGCCTCCGTCACCACCGCAGCCGCCGTCGCCGCCATCGGCATCCGAGAAATCGGCGACGGCGCCGTCGCCCTGAATGCCGCGGCCAAAGTTCTCGGCGATGATCATCAGGATCACGACAAACAGCCCGGCACCGAACGGCCAGGGATTGCTACGGATGATGTCGAACAGCTCCCGCATGCGTGCATTCTGGGCAGACGGAAGCAAACCGACCGTAAAGCGACAGGCTCAAAGTTGGGGATCTCCGGGCGAGCCTAAGGACGCTCAGCCGCCCTTCAACGCTTTCCTAACCTCGCCGTCGGGCCAGGCATCGCCCGCCGCGCTCACGCGCACGCGGCTCTGATCGGCGGCATTCACCAGCACATGCGAACTCGTCCGATCACCGCTCGGCTCGAGACGCAGATCGGTTTCCGGCTTCCAGCTCAACGTGGTCGCGAGATCGCCGGGATAGATCCGCCATCGCGATCCGTCGTCGAGTTCGACGACATGGCTTTCCGCATGTGCCCGTATCTTCATTCCACCCCGAATTCTCGATGAGCAGACTGCGTGCAGAAATCGGGCCCCGGCGTTTGGCCGGGGCCCTGCTCCGTCAGTCGTTGTCGTGATGAATCACGGTCTTGCTGCGATTGCCGAATTCATCTTCCTTCTTGATCACCGTGGTCCGGTCGGTGGGCTCGCGCTCCCTGATCACCGTGGTGCGGTCGCGATCGCGGTCCCGCTCACGATATTCGTGGGACTGTCCGACCGTCACGCCGGCACCGACCGGGCCGACGTGAACGCCGACTTCGTCGGCGAATGCAGGGGCGGCGATGGCCGTGACCATGGCGGCGGCAAACAGATATCTCCTCATCTTCATCCTCCAGTGTATGCGGGGGAATGCGGGACTGCGACACTTTGTTCCGGCGGAACGCGGCGCGATGGCCTGTTCCCGGTGTTCCAGGAACCGGCCCACAGCAGCCGTGTTTCCCGCTAGAATGGGTCCATGAAACAAGCTGATTCCTCGGCCAATCACAGCCGCCGCGCCCTGCTTCGATCCACGCTCGGCGCAGCCGCACTCATCACATTCCCCACGCAGCTTCTCGCCGCGCCTCCGGGCTTCGACGAATGGCGCGAGGGTTTTCGTGCACGCGCCATGGCAAAGGGCATTTCGGCCGCGACCTGGCAGCGCGCGATGGCGCGGGTCGAGCCCGACATGAGCGTGTTCAAGCAGATGCGCAACCAGCCCGAATTCCACGAGCAGGTCTGGCAATACATCAACCGCCGCGTGTCGGACTGGCGCATCATCAACGGCAAGATCGCGCTGAAGAACAACGAGGCGCTGCTCGCGCGCATCGAGCGCGATTTCGGCGTCGAGCGCGGCACGCTGCTGGCGCTGTGGGGCGTGGAGTCGGCCTATGGCGATCCGCTGGTGCAGCAGAACCACATGACGCCGGTATTCCCCTCGCTCGCCGCGCTCGCCTGGAACGAGCCGCGCCGCAAAGCCTATTGGGAGACCGAGCTGATCAACGCGCTGCGCATCGTCGACAAGGGCTGGAGCACGCCGGAGCAGATGCAGGGCTCCTGGGCCGGCGCGATGGGGCATTCGCAATGGATGCCGGAGGTCTGGCTCAATGTCGGCATCGACTATGACGGCGACGGCAAGGTGTCGCCGTTCGGCAAGCCCGACGACGCGCTGGGCTCGACGGCAAAGTACCTGGTCAATCGCGGCAAGTGGCGCCGTGGCGAGCACTGGGGCTACGAGGTCCGCGCGCCCGGCGATATGAGCGGTAACCGGACCTACGCGGCGTGGGCATCGGCCGGCGTCACCCGCGCCGACGGCCAGCCGTTTCCGCAACCAAATGCATCCGCGCAGATGTGGACGCCGGTTGCGGGCGGGCCGACCTTCCTGCTCGGACCGAATTTCTATTCGGTGAAGAGCTACAATCCCTCGATGAACTATGCGCTCGCAATCTGCCATCTCGGCGACCGCTGCCTCGGCGCGCCGCCCTTCATTCAGCCCTTCCCCGGCTCAGAGCGCGCGCTGACGCTCGCCGAGGTGCAGGAGATGCAGACGCGCCTGACCAAGGCCGGATTCGACACCGGCGGCACCGACGGCCGTGTCGGCAACGACACCATGAAGGCGATCAAGGATTTTCAGCAGCGCGCGGGGATCACGCCCGCCGATGGCTATGGCGGGCTGAAGGTGCTGGCGAAGCTGCGGCAGGGGTCGTAACTCGCCTCAGTGCCGGTACTGCGGCTCTTCCGCGTCGAGCTGCCGCCGGATCGCGGCGAGATGCAATCGCGCGGATTCGGAATCGCCTTCGCGCATCTGCCTGTACGTTTCCGCCGCGATCGCGGGATCGACCGGCAGCACCTTTCGTCCCGTCGACATCGCCAGCACCTGCACCTCGGCGGCGCGCTCGAGATAATAGAGATCGTCCCAGGCCTCCGCGATGGTCGGCGCCAGCACCATCACGCCATGATGCTTCATGAAGACGATGTCGGCATCGCCAACCGCGGAAGCGATGCGCGCGCCTTCGCGGTTGTCGAGCGCGAGGCCGTTGTAATCGCGGTCCACTGCGGTACGGCCGTAGAATTTCAGCGCGGTCTGGCCGGCCCAGATCAGGGGATCACCCTCGGTCATCGACAACGCCGTGGCGTAGGGCATGTGGGTGTGGAAGGCGACCTTCGCACGCGGCAGGCGCTTGTGCATCTCGGCGTGGATGTAGAACGCGGTCGCTTCGGGTACGCCCTCGCCGTCGAGCACGTTGCCGTGGAAATCGCAGATCAGAAGCTTGGACGCCGTCAGCTCGCGGAAGGCGTAGCCGTAGGGATTGACCAGGAAGAGATCGTGATGGCCGGGCACCACGGCCGAGAAGTGGTTGCAGATGCCTTCTTCAAAACCATTGCGCGCGGCCATGCGGAAGCAGGCCGCGAGGTCCTCGCGCGCGGTGCGGATCGCGTCGGTGGCGAGATCAGGCCGGTTCGAGCGGAACGGCGCAGGTGCGGATGAGGAAGATTGAAGGCTGTGCGCCATGGCGAAGGAAACCTCTATCGGTATCGGTCGGAGGAGGCCCGCGTTGTACAGGGCCGACGCCGCTGCGTCTGCCCCCGCGGGCGCCACCCTGCCCTTCGCGCCTCGCGCGGCGGCCTATTGCCGCCGCGGCACGCCGCCGGCGTTCATGCCGCCGTCGATGACGAGCTCGCTGCCGGTGACGTAACGCGAGGCATCGGAGGCCAGATACAGCACGCCGGCGGCGATCTCCGCGGCCTGCCCGGCACGGCCGAGCGGCGTTGCGACCTTGGCCCGCTCCTCGGGGTCGATCGGGGCGTTCTGGCCGGCGCCCGTCGCCCCCGTCGGGATCTTGCCCCAGATCGGGGTATCGATGATGCCGGGGTGAACGGAGTTGACACGAATGCCGTCGCCGGCCGCCGCGCACTCCATCGCGATCGATTTGGCGAACAACCGCACGCCGCCCTTGGTCAGCGAATAGGCCGAGAGGCCCGGCGCACCGCGCAGGCCCGCGAGCGAGGACATCATGACAATGGAGCCGCCGCCGGTCTTGCGCATCAGGGGCAGGCAATGCTTCACGGACAGAAACACGCCGTCGAGGTTGATCGCGTTCTGCTTGTGCCAATCAGCGAGCGTCATGTCGACGATCGAGGGTACGGCAATGCCGATGCCGGCATTGGAGACCATGATGTCGAGCCGGCCATAGCGCTTGGCGATCTCGGCGACGATCTCGATCCAGCGCTCCTCGCTGGTGACGTCCTGCTCCAGGAAGATCGCCTTGCCGCCGGCTTTTGTGACACGCTTGGCGAGCTCTGGGCCGCGCAGCTCGTCGATGTCGGTGATGACGACGGTAGCGCCTTCGCGGGCGAACACCTCGACGATCGCCTCGCCAATGCCCGAGGCGCCGCCCGTCACCAGCGCGACCTTGCCCTCAACCTGCCCTGCCATGTTCACTCCCTTTTTTGTTGTTTGAGCGGCTTATTTTTGACGCATGATCTCCGCGCAAACGCGTACCGCGTTTGTCGCGAGGGATCTTGCGTTATCTAATCACGGATGGCCCCTGGTCCGGTAGCGCGACGTCGACGACGCGGAATTGCACGCGCTCTGCTCCCTGGTACCGGTCGACCGACAATGATCCCGCGACATGCAATTGCTGGCCGCGATTGGCGAGAAGTGCATTGCCGAGCTTCTGGCCGACCGAACGGAATGCAATACCGTTGACGATCGAGCCGTCGCCAGACTTGAAGCGTAGCCTCAAATGCGCCTGTCCGACCTCGTCGGCATGGACGAGCTGATGCGATGGCAACGCCAGCACGACTTCCGGATTGCCGCTGCCGAAGGGACCGGCGCGGTTGAGCGTGGTCGCAAGCTCCGTCGTCACGGCGCGCGCGGACACCGCGCCGTCGACATAGAGCTCGTTGACGTGGCGCGCCTCGGCAACGTCCTGCGCCAGCGCATTTTCGAGATAAGCGCGGAATTCGGCGAGCTTCTCCTTCCGCAACGTCACGCCAGCGGCCATCGCGTGGCCGCCGCCCTTCAGCAAGATGCCGTCAGTCACCGCCTGCCGTACCGCCTTGCCGAGATCGACGCCGGCGATGGAGCGGCCCGAGCCGGTACCGATGCCGCCGGGCTCCAGCGCAATCGCAAAGGCCGGTCGTGAAAACTTCTCCTTCAGGCGGGACGCGACGAGGCCGACCACGCCGGGATGCCACCCCTCGGAGGCCGTGACGATGACGCCAATCTTGTCCTCGAGCCCGATCGAGGCCAGCGCCTCGGCTTCCGCCTGCGCTTCGGCCGCCTGCTCGATGACGCGGCGCTCGCTGTTGAGGCGATCGAGCTCGGCCGCAATCCGCGCGGCCTCGACGCTGTCGCCTTCGAGCAAGAGCCGCACGCCGAGATCGGCGCGGCCGATGCGGCCGCCGGCATTGACGCGCGGCCCCAGCATGAATCCGAGATGCCAGGCCTCCGGTGGGCCGTTGAGTCGCGCCACGTCCATCAGCGCGGTGTGGCCGACATGGTCGCGCCGCCGCATCGCGATCAGGCCTTTTGCGACGAAGGCGCGATTGAGCCCGATCAGCGGTGCGACATCCGCAACCGTGCCGAGCGCGACGTGATGCAGCATGCCGAGCAGATCGGGCTCGGGCATCTCGCTCGTCCAGAAGCCGCGCTGGCGCAGCTCGCGGTTGACGGCGACCAGCGTCACCAGCACGAGACCGACGGCGGCGAGATGGCCGAGGCCCGAGAGATCGTCGAGCCGGTTCGGATTGACCAGCGCATCGACCTCCGGCAGCTCCGTGCCGGCCTGGTGATGATCGATCACGACCACGGACATGCCGAGGCGCTTGGCTTCCGCGAGCGGCTCGATGCTGGTGGTGCCGCAATCGACCGTGACGAGCAGCGTGGCGCCCTTGGCGGCCAGCGCGCGGATCGCTTCGGTGTTCGGGCCGTAGCCTTCGAAAATCCGGTCGGGAATGTGGATCAGCGGATCGAGCCCGCAATGGCGCAGATGCCAGGCCAGCAGCGCCGCCGAGGTCGCGCCGTCGACGTCGTAGTCGCCGAAGATCGCGACCTTCTCGCCGCGCATCGCCGCATCGGCGATCCGCTTCGCGGCGGCCTCCATTTCCGTCACAGTGTACGGATCCGGCAGCAGCTTGCGGATGGTCGGATCCAGGAAGTCGCTGACGCCATCGATGTCGATGCCGCGGCCCGCCAGCGCCCGCGCCAACAGCTCCGGCAGCTGGTGCCGCTGCACGATGGCGAGCGCCTTGGCCGCCCCGCGGGCATCCAGCCGGTCGAGCCAAAGCTTGTCGGTGAGCGAGCGCGCGACGCCCAGAAACGCCTGGGGCACTTCGACGGGCAAGGCGGTTGCGGGCGGCGTCATGAGTCGAGACTGGCTTGAGGAACCCGGGAATCGGACTGGGCGTTGCGGCGATCGGCCGGCAATGACGATTGACCTGGAATCCCCCGGGATTTGCAATGTCCGCGCCGCACAAAGCGGTGGATTGCCGCTTTGCTGCGCGGACTGACTATCATTTGGGCATTCCGTGGAACAGCAAATTAAGCGGGCGTTAGGCGGAATCTTCGAAAAAGACTCGCATTCGATCTGTAATTCGTTGTTCCGGGTTCGTTGCAGATCAGGCCTCATTGCCAAGGGAAGCTCCCCGATGTCTGCTGCGCTGGGTCTGAAAGCCAAGCCAATCGCCACTGAACCCGCTGATGACGATTCCGATATCTCCGCGCTGATCAATCGCCTGACCGCGGAGGTCAACCAGATCGCGGTCGACAAGACCAAGGCGATCCAGCAGATCACCAACCAGATGAAGATGCTGGCGCTGAACGCGTTGATCGAGAGCTCACGCGCCGGCGCGCAAGGCGCCGGCTTCGCGGTGGTGGCGCAGGAGGTGCGCGGCGTCGGCCAGCAGGTCGAAACCATCGCGCGCGAGCTCGAAACCCAGCTGACGAAGCGCACCGGCGATCTCGTCGCCTCGATCGACCGCATGAGCCAGCGCTCGCGCGGCGAGCGCATGGTCGACCTGTCGCTCAACGCTATCGAGCTGATCGATCGCAACCTCTATGAACGCACCTGCGACGTGCGCTGGTGGGCGACCGACTCCGCCGTGGTCGATTGCGCGGCCTCGCCGAGCGCCGCAGCCGTCTCCCATGCCTCGCAGCGCCTCGGCGTGATCCTCGGCGCCTACACCGTCTATCTCGACCTCTGGCTCTGCGACCTCGACGGCAATGTGATCGCCAACGGCCGCGCCGACCGCTTTCGCGTCGTCGGCCAGAACGTCGCCCACACCAAGTGGTTTCGCGATGCGCGAACCTTGCGCTCCGGCGACGACTATGTCGCCGGTGACGTCGAGAACCAGCCGCTGCTCGGCAATGCGCAAGTCGCGACCTATTGTGCCAGCGTCCGCGCCGGCGGCCAGGCCAACGGCGCGCCGATCGGCGTGCTCGCCATCCATTTCGACTGGGAGGCGCAGGCCCGCGCCATCGTGCAGGGCGTGCGCGTCGGCGACAGCGACAAGGCGCGCGTGCTGCTGGTCGATTCCAATCTGCGTGTCATCGCAGCGTCCGACGGCCAGGGCATTTTGAGCGAGCGCATCGCGATCTCGCTGAACGGCCAGCGCTCCGGATTCTATCATGACCGAACGGGCGCGCTGGTCGCGTTCCATGCGACGCCAGGCTACGAGACTTATCGCGGCCTCGGCTGGTACGGCGTGATCGTCTGCGGAGCGTGACGACGTCATCACGA
Protein-coding regions in this window:
- a CDS encoding SDR family NAD(P)-dependent oxidoreductase, giving the protein MAGQVEGKVALVTGGASGIGEAIVEVFAREGATVVITDIDELRGPELAKRVTKAGGKAIFLEQDVTSEERWIEIVAEIAKRYGRLDIMVSNAGIGIAVPSIVDMTLADWHKQNAINLDGVFLSVKHCLPLMRKTGGGSIVMMSSLAGLRGAPGLSAYSLTKGGVRLFAKSIAMECAAAGDGIRVNSVHPGIIDTPIWGKIPTGATGAGQNAPIDPEERAKVATPLGRAGQAAEIAAGVLYLASDASRYVTGSELVIDGGMNAGGVPRRQ
- the recJ gene encoding single-stranded-DNA-specific exonuclease RecJ yields the protein MTPPATALPVEVPQAFLGVARSLTDKLWLDRLDARGAAKALAIVQRHQLPELLARALAGRGIDIDGVSDFLDPTIRKLLPDPYTVTEMEAAAKRIADAAMRGEKVAIFGDYDVDGATSAALLAWHLRHCGLDPLIHIPDRIFEGYGPNTEAIRALAAKGATLLVTVDCGTTSIEPLAEAKRLGMSVVVIDHHQAGTELPEVDALVNPNRLDDLSGLGHLAAVGLVLVTLVAVNRELRQRGFWTSEMPEPDLLGMLHHVALGTVADVAPLIGLNRAFVAKGLIAMRRRDHVGHTALMDVARLNGPPEAWHLGFMLGPRVNAGGRIGRADLGVRLLLEGDSVEAARIAAELDRLNSERRVIEQAAEAQAEAEALASIGLEDKIGVIVTASEGWHPGVVGLVASRLKEKFSRPAFAIALEPGGIGTGSGRSIAGVDLGKAVRQAVTDGILLKGGGHAMAAGVTLRKEKLAEFRAYLENALAQDVAEARHVNELYVDGAVSARAVTTELATTLNRAGPFGSGNPEVVLALPSHQLVHADEVGQAHLRLRFKSGDGSIVNGIAFRSVGQKLGNALLANRGQQLHVAGSLSVDRYQGAERVQFRVVDVALPDQGPSVIR
- a CDS encoding aldolase, which encodes MAHSLQSSSSAPAPFRSNRPDLATDAIRTAREDLAACFRMAARNGFEEGICNHFSAVVPGHHDLFLVNPYGYAFRELTASKLLICDFHGNVLDGEGVPEATAFYIHAEMHKRLPRAKVAFHTHMPYATALSMTEGDPLIWAGQTALKFYGRTAVDRDYNGLALDNREGARIASAVGDADIVFMKHHGVMVLAPTIAEAWDDLYYLERAAEVQVLAMSTGRKVLPVDPAIAAETYRQMREGDSESARLHLAAIRRQLDAEEPQYRH
- a CDS encoding methyl-accepting chemotaxis protein, which codes for MSAALGLKAKPIATEPADDDSDISALINRLTAEVNQIAVDKTKAIQQITNQMKMLALNALIESSRAGAQGAGFAVVAQEVRGVGQQVETIARELETQLTKRTGDLVASIDRMSQRSRGERMVDLSLNAIELIDRNLYERTCDVRWWATDSAVVDCAASPSAAAVSHASQRLGVILGAYTVYLDLWLCDLDGNVIANGRADRFRVVGQNVAHTKWFRDARTLRSGDDYVAGDVENQPLLGNAQVATYCASVRAGGQANGAPIGVLAIHFDWEAQARAIVQGVRVGDSDKARVLLVDSNLRVIAASDGQGILSERIAISLNGQRSGFYHDRTGALVAFHATPGYETYRGLGWYGVIVCGA